Proteins encoded within one genomic window of Hypanus sabinus isolate sHypSab1 unplaced genomic scaffold, sHypSab1.hap1 scaffold_457, whole genome shotgun sequence:
- the LOC132389003 gene encoding oxidized low-density lipoprotein receptor 1-like, which translates to MCRKSLTPTYSVVILPKDEPLINENEDPPTASGTAEITETAQADGLKSTYTVLNLPKDEYLVEEYEDPPIASGPADVSVIAQADLRKQEPNKNIGNRPDRKIRLLCLVLSVLIAIVVGLSIHVSQIRQSEITTDRNYHELNSTLQSKIAEISALNSSFSDLKRRHSDLRHQFTEMETKYRSVNETEAEICELSTSGREQACSQDWIRNEDRCYFISTFTIPYDGAKELCSHLDSKLLEINFIEEEKFVIEAVSEQDNAFWIGKCKTGEEASNVVYKMSAGKFECGECKSPRIGSCKNDLHRFICEKPAPLWPDIPENIRDLCQKLVGPT; encoded by the exons ATGTGCCGAA AGAGTCTGACACCCACCTACTCAGTGGTGATACTTCCAAAAGACGAGCCTCTCATCAATGAGAATGAAGATCCTCCCACTGCCTCGGGAACCGCCGAAATAACAGAGACTGCACaagcag acGGTCTGAAATCCACCTACACAGTGCTGAACCTGCCGAAAGACGAATATCTCGTGGAAGAGTACGAGGATCCTCCCATTGCCTCGGGACCCGCCGATGTGTCAGTGATTGCACAGGCAG ATCTGCGTAAACAGGAGCCGAACAAGAACATCGGAAATAGACCGGACCGTAAGATCCGCCTACTCTGCCTAGTTCTTTCCGTGCTCATCGCGATAGTGGTCGGGCTGTCGATCCACG tatcacagattcgtcagtcagAGATCACCACCGACCGAAACTACCACGAGTTAAACTCAACTCTTCAATCCAAGATAGCTGAGATTTCTGCGCTCAATTCTAGTTTCTCCGATCTTAAACGAAGgcacagcgatctccgtcaccagttcactgagatggaaacgaagtacagatctgtcaacgaaaccgaGGCTGAAATCTGTGAATTGTCGACCAGcggaagag AGCAAGCGTGTTCCCAGGattggatcagaaatgaagaccggtgttatttcatatcgacGTTTACAATACCTTATGATGGAGCGAAAGAACTTTGTTCTCACTTGGATTCAaagcttcttgaaataaattttaTAGAAGAAGAG AAATTTGTTATCGAAGCTGTCAGCGAACAAGACAATGCATTCTGGATCGGAAAATGCAAAACTGG GGAAGAGGCCTCTAACGTCGTGTACAAGATGAGCGCTGGAAAGTTCGAATGCGGTGAATGTAAATCTCCTCGGATTGGCAGTTGCAAAAATGATCTGCACCGTTTCATTTGTGAGAAGCCCGCACCTTTGTGGCCGGATATTCCTGAAAATATCCGGGATCTCTGTCAAAAGCTCGTGGGGCCGACTTAA